The Stenotrophomonas sp. NA06056 genome segment GCCTGGAAGCGTTCCTGGTCACCACCCTGGGCAAGGGCGTGGTGTACGCCAAGGACACCCCGAATTTCATCGGCAACCGCATCGGCGTGTTCTCGATCCTGTCCACCATCCACCACACCCAGCAGTTCGGCCTGGGCTTTGATGAAGTGGACGGCCTGACCGGCCCGCTGGTCGGTCGCCCGAAGTCGGCCACCTACCGCACCTCCGACGTGGTCGGCCTGGACACCATGGCCCACGTCATCAAGACCATGGGCGATACCCTGCCGAACGACCCGTGGCATGAATTCTTCAAGTCGCCGAAGTGGCTGGACGCGCTGATTGCCAAGGGCGCGCTGGGCCAGAAGACCGGCGCGGGCATCTTCCGCAAGGTCGGCAAGGACATCGTGGTGCTGGACCTGGAAAAGCAGGATTACCGCCCGGCCGATCGCACTGCCGCGCCGGAAGTGGTCGAGATCCTGAAGATCAAGAACCCGGCCGAAAAGTTCGCCAAGCTGCGCGAAAGCCAGCACCCGCAGGCGCAGTTCCTGTGGGCGACCTTCCGCGACCTGTTCCATTACAGCGCCTACCACCTGGCCGACATCGCCGAGACCGCGCGCGACGTCGATCTGGCCATCCGCTGGGGCTACGGCTGGTCGCTGGGCCCGTTCGAAACCTGGCAGGCCGCGGGCTGGAAGCAGGTCGCACAGTGGATCGCCGATGACATCGTCGCCGGCAAGAGCATGAGCAACGCCCCGCTGCCGGATTGGGTGTTCGATGGCCGCGACGGCGTGCACGCCGCCGAGGGCAGCTACAGCCCGTCGCGCAACGCCAAGCTGCCGCGTTCGTCGCTGCCGGTGTACCAGCGCCAGCGCTTCCCCGATCCGCTGCTGGGCGAGAAGTTCGCGCCGGGCGAGACCGTGTTCGAGAACGACGGCCTGCGCATGTGGCACGACGGTGATGGCATCGCCGTGGTCAGCTTCAAGACCAAGATGAACACCGTGTCCGACCACGTGCTGGATGGCCTGCAGGAGTGCGTCACGCGCGCCGAGAAGGACTTCCAGGGCCTGGTGATCTGGCAGCAGAAGGAACCCTTCTCCGCCGGTGCCGACCTGGCCGGTGCCCTCGGCCTGCTGCAGGCCGGCAAGGTCGACCAGTTCGAAGAGATGGTGCACAACTTCCAGCGCACCAGCCAGCGCATCAAGTACTCGCTGGTGCCGGTGGTGGCTGCCGTGCGTGGCCTGGCCCTGGGTGGCGGCTGCGAGTTCCAGATGCACAGCGCCAAGACCGTGGCCTTCCTGGAAAGCTACATCGGCCTGGTCGAGGCCGGCGTCGGCCTGCTGCCGGCCGGTGGTGGCCTGAAGGAACTGGCCGTGCGCGCCTCTCAGGCGGCCGGTCCGGGCGGTGATGTGTTCGCCGAACTGAAGAAGACCTTCGAAACCGTGGCCATGGCCAAGGTGTCCAACTCGGCGGTCAACGCCCAGGAGCTGGGCCTGCTGCGCAGCACCGACAAGGTGGTGTTCAACAGCTACGAGGCGCTGTACATCGCCAAGGCCGAAGCACGTGCGCTGGCCGAAGCCGGCTACCGTCCGCCGCTGCCGGCACGCCGCATCCAGGTGGCCGGTGACGTCGGCATCGCGACCTTCAAGATGATGCTGGTCAACATGCTGGAAGGCCGTTTCATCAGCCCGTACGACTACGAGATTGCCGAACGCATCGCCACCGTGCTGTGCGGCGGCAAGGTCGACCGCGGCACCCTGGTGGACGAAGAGTGGCTGCTGACCCTTGAGCGCAAGCACTTCGTCGAACTGGCCCAGCAGGAAAAGACCCAGGCCCGCATCGCGCACATGCTGAAGACCGGCAAGCCGCTGCGGAACTGATTGCCCCTCCCTGCTTTTGGTGGGTGCCGACCGTTGGTCGGCACTCCGGCTAAAAAATTCAAGAGATCACTGCAATGACCAAGCAAATCCAGGACGCCTACATCGTCGCCGCCACCCGTACCCCGGTTGGCAAGGCGCCCAAGGGCATGTTCCGCAACACCCGCCCCGACGACATGCTGGCCCACGTGCTGCGCAGCGTCGTCGCCCAGGCACCGGGCGTGGACGTCAACCGCATCGATGACGCGATCATCGGCTGCGCGATGCCGGAAGCCGAGCAGGGCATGAACGTGGCCCGCATCGGCGTGCTGCTGGCTGGCCTGCCGAACACCATCGCCGCGCAGACCGTGAACCGCTTCTGCTCCTCCGGCCTGCAGGCCGTGGCGCAGGCCGCCGACGCGATCCGCCTTGGCAACGCCGACCTGATGCTGGCCGGTGGCACCGAATCGATGTCGATGGTGCCGATGATGGGCAACAAGATCGCGATGGCCCCGAGCGTGTTCGACAACGACCACGTCGCCATTGCCTACGGCATGGGCATCACCGCCGAGAAGGTCGCTGAAGAGTGGAAGGTCTCGCGCGAAGACCAGGACGCGTTCGCCCTGGCCTCGCACCAGAAGGCCATGGCGGCCATCCAGAATGGCGACTTCAAGGACGAGATCAGCCCGTACGAGATCGTCTCGCACCAGCCCGACCTGGCCGACGGCAAGCGCATCATCACCCGCAACAAGGTGGCTGATACCGACGAGGGCCCGCGCCCGGATTCCTCGGCAGAAGGCCTGGCCAAGCTGCGCCCGGTGTTCCGCAATGGCCAGTTCGGCGGTACCGTCACCGCTGGCAACTCCTCGCAGATGAGCGATGGCGCCGGTGCGGTGCTGCTGGCCTCGGAACAGGCGATCAAGGATTACGGCCTGACCCCGCTGGCCCGTTTCGTCAGCTTCTCGGTGGCCGGCGTGCGCCCGGAAGTGATGGGCATCGGCCCGATCGCCGCGATTCCGAAGGCACTGAAGCAGGCCGGCCTGACCCAGGACCAGCTGGACTGGATCGAGCTCAACGAAGCCTTCGCCGCACAGTCGCTGGCAGTGATCCGCGATTGCGGCCTGGACCCGAGCAAGGTCAACCCGCTGGGCGGCGCGATCGCCCTGGGCCACCCGCTGGGCGCGACCGGTGCGATCCGTACCGCCACCCTGCTGCACGGCCTGCGTCGTCGCCAGCAGAAGTACGGCATGGTGACGATGTGCATCGGCACCGGCATGGGCGCAGCGGGTATTTTCGAGGCGCTGTAAGGATCAAAGCGTTGCCGGCTGATTGCTGGCGGCGGGGCCCGGGCGGGTGAGGCTGCCCGGGACACGCCGCAAGTACATCCCTGTAGGCTTGGCAGCGGCATCCATGCCGCTGACAGTCCCGGTCAGCCTCACCCACCCGCGCCATCCAACATTCCGCGCGGCGGAGGGATGAGCAAAGGCAGTAGATCCACGCCATGCGTGGATGCTCTGGAAACGAAAAAGGCAGCCAATGGCTGCCTTTTCCGTTTCTGCACTTGCCCTTGATTCCGCCCTTCCCGTCCGCGCCGCACGGAAACTGTCGAGAGGGGGCGGATGGCCCTCTCCAAAACCGTTGGCGCCATGGATGGCGCCATCGAGCACCATGGAAGGGCTTTGGCGTGTTTTGGAGAGGGCCATCCGCCCCCTCCCCCACGTATCAATCAAGGCGCCGCGAACGGAGCGCTTGATAAACCTTATTCCGCCAGCATCGCCGCCAGCTTCTCGCGCGCCGGGCCGGCCAGCTTCGGGTTGTCCAGCGCGAAGCGGATCGTCGCCTCCACCAGACCCAGATGCGTGCCACAGTCGAAACGGGTGCCCTCGAAACGATAGGCATCGACCTCTTCGGTCTTCAGCAGTTCGGCGATCGCATCGGTCAGCTGGATCTCGCCCCCGGCACCGGTGCGGGTCTGCTCGAGCAACTCGAAAATCTTCGGGCTCAGCACGTAGCGCCCCACCACCGCCAGATCGCTCGGTGCGTCCTCCGGCTTCGGCTTCTCGACGATCTGCGAAATACGGCCCTTGCGGCCATCGAAGGCCTCGGTGGCGACAATGCCATAGCTGGCGGTCTTGTCGTGCGGCACATCTTCAACAGCAATGACGCTGGCGCCACTGGCTTCGTTGAGATCGGCCATCTGCTTCAGCGCGCCGTCGCCGCGGTTCCAGATCAGGTCGTCCGGCAGCAGCACCGCAAACGGTTCGTCACCGATCACGGCCTTGGCACACAGCACCGCATGGCCCAGGCCCAGCGCCTCGGCCTGGGTGACGAAGATCGCGCGCACACCTTCCGGCAGCACATGGCGGATCAACTCCAGCTGCTCCTGCTTGCCGGCGCGCTCGAGCTTCTGCTCCAGCTCGTAGGCCTTGTCGAAATAGTCGGCAACGGCGTGCTTGTAGCGATTGGTGATGAACACCAGGGTGTCACAGCCTGCTTCGATCGCTTCATCGACGGCGTACTGGATCAGCGGTCGATCAATGATCGGCAGCATTTCCTTCGGCACCGTCTTGGTTGCCGGAAGAAAACGCGTACCCAGACCTGCTACCGGAAATACCGCCTTGCGAATGCGCTTGCTCATTGGTGCCTGCTGGCCTCACGTGCCGGAAAGGGCACAACCTTAGCGGATGAAATGTAAGCATCCTGTTCGATTGGCGAGAATTCCGGCATGGTCGCGAACAGGACTTCCTGGATCGTATCGATGTCGTACCTGGCAATCGCCTCGCGCAGCTTGGGCACGTTGCCCAGCACGATGTCGCGCGAGAACGCACGTACGCCGGCTTCCAGAATCTTCGGATGCGCGGTCGGCCGGTAGTCCTCGTCGGAATAGAACAGCGTCTCGTGCAGCTTCTCGCCAGGACGCATGCCGGTGTAGATGATCGGGATGTCCTTGTAGGGCTGCTTGCCCGCCAGGCGGATCATCTGTTCGGCCAGCACCCGGATCGGCACCGGCTCGCCCATGTCCAACGTATAGATCGCCCCATGCGACGCCGATGCGGCGGCCTGCAGGATCAACTGGCACGCCTCGGGAATGGTCATGAAATAGCGGCTGACCTCCGGGTCGGTCACCGTGACCGGTCCGCCCTTGAGGATCTGCTCGCGGAACAACGGCACCACGCTGCCGGCCGACGCCAGCACGTTGCCGAAGCGTACGGTCACGAAACGGGTGTGCGTGGACTTCTGGTCAAGGCTCTGGCAGATCATCTCCGCATAGCGCTTGCTGGCGCCCAGCGCATTGACCGGGTCCACCGCCTTGTCGGTCGAAATGAACACGAAGTGCTCGACGCGGGCTTCCAGACAGGCACGGGCCACGTTCTCGGTGGCCAGGATGTTGTTGCGAACGGCTTCGCGCAGCTGACGCTCCAGCACCGGCACATGCTTGTAGGCAGCCGCATGGAAAGCCGTGTCGACCGGATGCAGCGACAACGCATGGCGGATCACTGCAGGATCGCCGCAGTCACCGAGCACGGCTTCGATCTCGACATCCGGGAAGCTACGGCGCAGCTCGCCCTCGATGGTCAACAGCAGCAGTTCGCTGATCTCCAGCAGCACGATGCGACCCGCACCGTGGCGCGCGCACTGGCGACACAGCTCGGACCCGATCGAGCCACCGGCACCGGTCACCATCACCGTGCGCCCGCCCAACCAGCCGCGGATGAGGTTCCAGTCCGGCATGATCGGCTTGCGCCCGAGCAGATCTTCGATCGCCACTTCCTTCAACTGGCCCGGCAGCGACTGTCCCTGCAGGATGTCGCTGAGCTTGGGCACGGTGCGGAACGGAATGCCGGTGCTCTCGCAGATGGCGACCACGCGCTGCATGCCGACGGCATCCAGCGAGGGCATGGCGATCACCAGCAGCTTGGCCGCAGTCTCACGGGCCACCGCCGGTGCGTCGTCCAGCGTGCCCAGGATCGGCAGGCTCTGCAGCTTGGCGCCACGCAGGTGCGGCGCATCATCGAGCAGGCCGACCGGCTCGAAGTTGCCGGACCGGCGCAGGTCGCGCACCAGGGTTTCAGCGGCCTGGCCGGCGCCGAGAATCAGCACACGGCGCGCGGTCGAATCGGACTGCAGCGACTGGTAGTCCTTCCATGCCCGGTACAACAGGCGCGGTGCGCCCAGCAGTGCCGACAGCGCAAACGGATAGATCACCAGCACCGACATCGGCACGCCGTTGAAGCGCTTCCAGGCCAGCACCAGAACAATGGCGATCAGGCCGATGAAGCTGGCCTTGAAGATGTTCAGCAGGTCGCTGACGCTGGCGAAGCGCCACAGCCCGCGATAGAGACCGATACGCCAGAACACCAGGCCCTGCAGCGCCAGCACCAGCGTGGTGTCCACGTTCCACAGCGGCAAGGCGGGAGCATCGGCGAGGATCGAGTAGCGACCCGCATGCAACAGCTGCCAACAGGCCCAGACCATGAACAAGTCGTGGCAGACGATGGCCGTACGCGGCATCAGGCCGAGGATTCTGTCCCGCCAGGGTGAAGACATAGATCGAGTAATTCCTTATGGGTGGCGCAATCCATTGCGCAGGAGGAGCCACAGCAGGGTCAGCGCGGCAAACCACGCGACCGCTACGGCAGCCTCCCACCTCGGCTGCAAATTGGTGCAGATATTGAACACTGTAATACTGAACAGGCCCAAAACAAAGTACATCCCTGTCACCTGGGCATGGCTGGCTCCTGCCTGGACCGCGCGCTGGTAGACATGCTGGGTGTGGGGTTCCATCCAGCGTTGCCCGGAAAGCATGCGCGCCAACAGCGTGAAGCCCGCGTCCACAAGGAAGGCGGACAAGGGCAGCAGCAGCAGGATCCAATGGATATCGGTGTGCAGGGCAGCAACGGCCAGCACGACGGCAACGGCGTAGCCCAGCGCGCCACTGCCTACATCCCCCATGAAGATCCGCGCCTGCGGAAAATTGAATGGCAGGAAACCCAGGCAGGCCAGGCCAAGCACGATGGCCACCAGCGACCAGGGCCAGGGCAGCACGGTGGCGAAGCCCAGCGCAACGATGACCGCCTGACTGCTGGCAATCCCGTTGATCCCATCCATGAAGTTCCAGATGTTGATCAGCGACGCGGTGAAGAACAGCACCAGCAGGCTCAACAACCAGCTGCCGCCGTGCATCTTGACCAGCCCCGCCAGCAACGCCGCGGCGACGAAATGCACCATCAACCGGCGCATGGCTGGCAGCGGTCGATGGTCATCCCACCAGCCAATGCCGGCAACGAGCAGCAGGCCAAGGCTGGCGACAGCAAGGCTGGGCGCAGCACCCGGCCAGACACAGGCAGCCACAGCCGCAGCCACCAGCAGGCTGATCACGATGGCGATACCGCCACCACGCGGGGTGGCGACGCTATGGCTGCGACGCTCCCCGGGCTGATCCAGCAGCTGCCTGCGCAGGGCATACACGCGCGCCGCCCAGGTCAACGCTGCGCTGAGCAGGGCCAGGCCCAGCAGCGCGGCCATCACGAGCCAGGGCATGATTCAGAGCACCGCGTAGTTCAGCAGCGGCTTGACTGTGCCCCACTCCTTGCAGCTCGGGCATTGCCAGTGATGGGTACGCGCGCCGAATCCGCAGCGGGTGCAGCGGTAGGCGGGGTTGCGCACCAGCAACTGGTCGGTGATGTGCTTGAGGTCGTGCAGGGTGGCAGTGGAATCTGCGCCCTCGGCCAGGGTGAGGTCGATCAGTGCCGATTCGCCGCGCACCGACGGGCGATCCTTGAGCTGGCGGCCGAGGTAGGCACGGGCAGGTGCAACACCCTCCTGCTCTTCCATCAGGCGGGTCAGGGCCAGCACCGGCGCGATACCACGGTAGTGCTCGGTCATCTCGGACAGGAAAGCACGCGCACCGGCCAGGTCGCCGACCTTGCGGTAGTTCTCCATCAGCGCGGGCAGCACTTCGGGCAGGTACTCCGGATCGTTGCGGGCAGCGCGCTCGAAAGCCCGCACGGCGGCCTCGGCGTTGCCCGCATCGGTTTCCAGGCGACCTTCAATGATGCCGGCGCGGACCGACATGGCATCGGCCTGGTAAGCGCGGGCAATGGCCGCCCTCGCCTCTTCCAGTTTGCCCGCGCCACGGAAGCGTTCGGCCAGCTCGCATTCGAACTGCCCGATCAGCTTGCCCATCGGCTCGCCGGTGACATCTTCGAAACGGGTCGCGTTGTCGATCGCCTTTTCCCAGTCGCGCTCGGCCTGGTAGATGCCGATCAGGTGCTTGAGCGCCTGCGGTGCGCGCTGGTCCAGCTGCGCCAGTTCGGTGAACACCGTTTCGGCGCGGTCCAGCAGGCCGGACTTCATGTAGTCCTCGCCCAGTGCCAGCAGGGCCTGCACGCGCTGCGCGTCGCTCAGGTCCTGGCGGTTGACCAGACCCTGGTGCAGACGGATCGCACGGTCCACTTCGCCACGGCGACGGAACAGATGGCCCAACGCGACCTGGGTCTCGAAGGTTTCCTTGTCCAGCTCTGCGATGTGCAGGAACAGCTCGATGGCCTTGTCCGGCTGCTCGTTGAGCAGATAGTTCAGGCCACGGAAATAGGTGCTGGACAGGTGGCTTACCTGGTTGTCACCGTGGCGTTGACCGCCGCGGCGTCCGATCACCCAGCCGGCCAGCGCCGCCAACGGAAGGCACAGGAAGAACCAGAACCACTCGGAAACGAATTCCATCTTCGATCAACGTCCATCAAAAGACTGGGAGGGGGCGACCGGCGCCGACGATGCAGCCGCCGATTTGTTGGCACGGCGCAGCTGGCTGTAGAGCGGAATCACCACGCTTACCAGCACCAGGCCAGCACCGACCACGACACCGATCAGCAGGGCTGCAATCAGCGCCACGCCAACGGAGGTGTTCAATTGGGTAAACAGCAGGTTGATCGACATGGCCGTCATGTTGACCGCACCAATGATCAGACCAAGGATCAGAACCGCCAGCAGGACCAGCAGACGAAAAACTTTCATGCGACAGCTCCATTGGCAGGAGGCCGTAGCTTATCCGACTCGTGGTGGGATTCGCACGAAGTCGCGCGACGGGGATGGCTCAGGCCGGATCTGCGTCCAGCGGCAGCACGCTGCTGACGCGCTCGCGCAATTCCTTGCCTGGCTTGAAATGAGGGACATGCTTGCCCGGCAGGGCAACCGATTCGCCGGTCTTCGGGTTGCGACCCAGGCGCGGCGGACGGTAGTGCAGCGAAAAACTGCCAAAGCCGCGGATCTCGATGCGATCGCCGGCCGACAGTGAGCCCCCCATCATTTCCAGCAATGACTTGACCGCCAGATCGACATCATCGGCCTTCAGGTGCGCCTGACGGCGCGCAAGGATTTCGATCAGTTCGGATTTGGTCATTACCGGCTCACATCAGGGGCATCTCAGCCTGAAACGGCCCGGGCAAGAGCCCGGGCCGTCCAGGAAACAACAAACAGCGTAAGGCCGATATTACTCGGACTTGTTGCCGTTCAGCTGTGCACGCAGCAGCGCGCCCAGCTGGGTGGTGCCGCTGGATGCCGACGAAGACTGGTATTCCTC includes the following:
- a CDS encoding 3-hydroxyacyl-CoA dehydrogenase/enoyl-CoA hydratase family protein; protein product: MSNSLLVRRAAVLGAGVMGAQIAAHLTNAGVDTVLFDLPAKEGPADGIVLKSIANLGKLSPAPLASKSLAEAITPANYETGLEQLKDCDLIIEAIAERMDWKQDLYKKIAPFVADHAVLASNTSGLGINKLADVLPEQLRHRFCGVHFFNPPRYMHLAELIPATTTDASVLEGLEAFLVTTLGKGVVYAKDTPNFIGNRIGVFSILSTIHHTQQFGLGFDEVDGLTGPLVGRPKSATYRTSDVVGLDTMAHVIKTMGDTLPNDPWHEFFKSPKWLDALIAKGALGQKTGAGIFRKVGKDIVVLDLEKQDYRPADRTAAPEVVEILKIKNPAEKFAKLRESQHPQAQFLWATFRDLFHYSAYHLADIAETARDVDLAIRWGYGWSLGPFETWQAAGWKQVAQWIADDIVAGKSMSNAPLPDWVFDGRDGVHAAEGSYSPSRNAKLPRSSLPVYQRQRFPDPLLGEKFAPGETVFENDGLRMWHDGDGIAVVSFKTKMNTVSDHVLDGLQECVTRAEKDFQGLVIWQQKEPFSAGADLAGALGLLQAGKVDQFEEMVHNFQRTSQRIKYSLVPVVAAVRGLALGGGCEFQMHSAKTVAFLESYIGLVEAGVGLLPAGGGLKELAVRASQAAGPGGDVFAELKKTFETVAMAKVSNSAVNAQELGLLRSTDKVVFNSYEALYIAKAEARALAEAGYRPPLPARRIQVAGDVGIATFKMMLVNMLEGRFISPYDYEIAERIATVLCGGKVDRGTLVDEEWLLTLERKHFVELAQQEKTQARIAHMLKTGKPLRN
- a CDS encoding nucleoside-diphosphate sugar epimerase/dehydratase, producing the protein MSSPWRDRILGLMPRTAIVCHDLFMVWACWQLLHAGRYSILADAPALPLWNVDTTLVLALQGLVFWRIGLYRGLWRFASVSDLLNIFKASFIGLIAIVLVLAWKRFNGVPMSVLVIYPFALSALLGAPRLLYRAWKDYQSLQSDSTARRVLILGAGQAAETLVRDLRRSGNFEPVGLLDDAPHLRGAKLQSLPILGTLDDAPAVARETAAKLLVIAMPSLDAVGMQRVVAICESTGIPFRTVPKLSDILQGQSLPGQLKEVAIEDLLGRKPIMPDWNLIRGWLGGRTVMVTGAGGSIGSELCRQCARHGAGRIVLLEISELLLLTIEGELRRSFPDVEIEAVLGDCGDPAVIRHALSLHPVDTAFHAAAYKHVPVLERQLREAVRNNILATENVARACLEARVEHFVFISTDKAVDPVNALGASKRYAEMICQSLDQKSTHTRFVTVRFGNVLASAGSVVPLFREQILKGGPVTVTDPEVSRYFMTIPEACQLILQAAASASHGAIYTLDMGEPVPIRVLAEQMIRLAGKQPYKDIPIIYTGMRPGEKLHETLFYSDEDYRPTAHPKILEAGVRAFSRDIVLGNVPKLREAIARYDIDTIQEVLFATMPEFSPIEQDAYISSAKVVPFPAREASRHQ
- a CDS encoding acetyl-CoA C-acyltransferase, which translates into the protein MTKQIQDAYIVAATRTPVGKAPKGMFRNTRPDDMLAHVLRSVVAQAPGVDVNRIDDAIIGCAMPEAEQGMNVARIGVLLAGLPNTIAAQTVNRFCSSGLQAVAQAADAIRLGNADLMLAGGTESMSMVPMMGNKIAMAPSVFDNDHVAIAYGMGITAEKVAEEWKVSREDQDAFALASHQKAMAAIQNGDFKDEISPYEIVSHQPDLADGKRIITRNKVADTDEGPRPDSSAEGLAKLRPVFRNGQFGGTVTAGNSSQMSDGAGAVLLASEQAIKDYGLTPLARFVSFSVAGVRPEVMGIGPIAAIPKALKQAGLTQDQLDWIELNEAFAAQSLAVIRDCGLDPSKVNPLGGAIALGHPLGATGAIRTATLLHGLRRRQQKYGMVTMCIGTGMGAAGIFEAL
- a CDS encoding integration host factor subunit beta; protein product: MTKSELIEILARRQAHLKADDVDLAVKSLLEMMGGSLSAGDRIEIRGFGSFSLHYRPPRLGRNPKTGESVALPGKHVPHFKPGKELRERVSSVLPLDADPA
- a CDS encoding glycosyltransferase family 4 protein, whose translation is MPWLVMAALLGLALLSAALTWAARVYALRRQLLDQPGERRSHSVATPRGGGIAIVISLLVAAAVAACVWPGAAPSLAVASLGLLLVAGIGWWDDHRPLPAMRRLMVHFVAAALLAGLVKMHGGSWLLSLLVLFFTASLINIWNFMDGINGIASSQAVIVALGFATVLPWPWSLVAIVLGLACLGFLPFNFPQARIFMGDVGSGALGYAVAVVLAVAALHTDIHWILLLLPLSAFLVDAGFTLLARMLSGQRWMEPHTQHVYQRAVQAGASHAQVTGMYFVLGLFSITVFNICTNLQPRWEAAVAVAWFAALTLLWLLLRNGLRHP
- the lapB gene encoding lipopolysaccharide assembly protein LapB: MEFVSEWFWFFLCLPLAALAGWVIGRRGGQRHGDNQVSHLSSTYFRGLNYLLNEQPDKAIELFLHIAELDKETFETQVALGHLFRRRGEVDRAIRLHQGLVNRQDLSDAQRVQALLALGEDYMKSGLLDRAETVFTELAQLDQRAPQALKHLIGIYQAERDWEKAIDNATRFEDVTGEPMGKLIGQFECELAERFRGAGKLEEARAAIARAYQADAMSVRAGIIEGRLETDAGNAEAAVRAFERAARNDPEYLPEVLPALMENYRKVGDLAGARAFLSEMTEHYRGIAPVLALTRLMEEQEGVAPARAYLGRQLKDRPSVRGESALIDLTLAEGADSTATLHDLKHITDQLLVRNPAYRCTRCGFGARTHHWQCPSCKEWGTVKPLLNYAVL
- the galU gene encoding UTP--glucose-1-phosphate uridylyltransferase GalU, which gives rise to MSKRIRKAVFPVAGLGTRFLPATKTVPKEMLPIIDRPLIQYAVDEAIEAGCDTLVFITNRYKHAVADYFDKAYELEQKLERAGKQEQLELIRHVLPEGVRAIFVTQAEALGLGHAVLCAKAVIGDEPFAVLLPDDLIWNRGDGALKQMADLNEASGASVIAVEDVPHDKTASYGIVATEAFDGRKGRISQIVEKPKPEDAPSDLAVVGRYVLSPKIFELLEQTRTGAGGEIQLTDAIAELLKTEEVDAYRFEGTRFDCGTHLGLVEATIRFALDNPKLAGPAREKLAAMLAE
- a CDS encoding lipopolysaccharide assembly protein LapA domain-containing protein, whose protein sequence is MKVFRLLVLLAVLILGLIIGAVNMTAMSINLLFTQLNTSVGVALIAALLIGVVVGAGLVLVSVVIPLYSQLRRANKSAAASSAPVAPSQSFDGR